A single window of Narcine bancroftii isolate sNarBan1 chromosome 1, sNarBan1.hap1, whole genome shotgun sequence DNA harbors:
- the LOC138747603 gene encoding probable G-protein coupled receptor 82 isoform X1 has translation MTKFSKNSMATESPILFIWTKNTTGGMSPEPSCNLTRGPLEKVVLPVLYSFIICVGVPANLVALCMFLQQYRKHGILVYLINLAAADLVNCLSLPFRVSLLLLGDQWRESSPICVTSMILINFSFYYTVSCSTMFLAFISISRYSMIVKPNNKHLNRFYLTSFAQCACTITWIVTLIPILFLNLNYFFKEVQLIAGSVCYNTQLQYGKRVSAKAFVTVAVMFLVLLTMFAFSYASIALELCSVRRRSTSQRNRVIHVRAQLIIIGAMTGFIVCHLPFHVYQLVAGLHRLHNSSCLWLLQTHHVKLITLWLVSLSSCLDPILYFLLSKSFVKRSSKRERSS, from the coding sequence CTCAATGGCAACAGAGAGCCCCATCCTCTTCATCTGGACAAAGAACACGACGGGTGGTATGAGCCCGGAGCCCAGCTGTAACCTGACTAGAGGCCCTCTGGAGAAGGTGGTCCTCCCGGTTCTGTACTCCTTCATTATTTGCGTTGGGGTGCCCGCCAACCTGGTGGCCCTGTGTATGTTCCTGCAGCAATACCGCAAGCACGGCATCCTGGTGTACTTGATTAACTTGGCCGCGGCTGACCTGGTCAATTGCCTGAGCCTCCCCTTCCGAGTTTCACTGCTGCTGTTGGGGGACCAGTGGAGGGAGAGCTCTCCCATCTGTGTCACCTCCATGATCTTGATTAACTTCAGCTTCTACTACACCGTAAGCTGCAGCACCATGTTCCTTGCCTTCATCAGCATCAGCCGTTACTCCATGATTGTGAAGCCAAACAACAAGCACCTGAATAGGTTCTACCTCACCAGCTTTGCTCAATGTGCTTGCACAATCACCTGGATTGTGACTCTAATTCCCATCCTCTTTCTCAATCTGAACTACTTCTTCAAGGAAGTGCAGCTGATAGCAGGCTCGGTCTGTTACAACACTCAGCTGCAGTATGGGAAGAGGGTAAGTGCCAAAGCCTTTGTCACAGTTGCTGTGATGTTCCTGGTTCTGCTCACAATGTTTGCCTTCTCCTATGCCTCAATCGCTCTGGAACTGTGCTCGGTCCGGAGAAGGAGCACAAGCCAACGCAACCGAGTCATCCACGTCCGGGCACAGTTGATCATAATTGGGGCCATGACAGGCTTCATCGTCTGCCACCTGCCCTTCCACGTCTATCAGTTAGTGGCTGGCCTCCACAGATTACACAACAGCAGCTGTCTCTGGCTGCTCCAGACTCACCACGTCAAGCTCATCACTCTCTGGCTTGTCTCCCTCAGCAGCTGCCTGGACCCCATCCTTTACTTCCTCCTCTCAAAGTCCTTTGTGAAGCGCAGCTCAAAGAGGGAAAGGAGTAGTTAA
- the LOC138747603 gene encoding probable G-protein coupled receptor 82 isoform X2, producing MATESPILFIWTKNTTGGMSPEPSCNLTRGPLEKVVLPVLYSFIICVGVPANLVALCMFLQQYRKHGILVYLINLAAADLVNCLSLPFRVSLLLLGDQWRESSPICVTSMILINFSFYYTVSCSTMFLAFISISRYSMIVKPNNKHLNRFYLTSFAQCACTITWIVTLIPILFLNLNYFFKEVQLIAGSVCYNTQLQYGKRVSAKAFVTVAVMFLVLLTMFAFSYASIALELCSVRRRSTSQRNRVIHVRAQLIIIGAMTGFIVCHLPFHVYQLVAGLHRLHNSSCLWLLQTHHVKLITLWLVSLSSCLDPILYFLLSKSFVKRSSKRERSS from the coding sequence ATGGCAACAGAGAGCCCCATCCTCTTCATCTGGACAAAGAACACGACGGGTGGTATGAGCCCGGAGCCCAGCTGTAACCTGACTAGAGGCCCTCTGGAGAAGGTGGTCCTCCCGGTTCTGTACTCCTTCATTATTTGCGTTGGGGTGCCCGCCAACCTGGTGGCCCTGTGTATGTTCCTGCAGCAATACCGCAAGCACGGCATCCTGGTGTACTTGATTAACTTGGCCGCGGCTGACCTGGTCAATTGCCTGAGCCTCCCCTTCCGAGTTTCACTGCTGCTGTTGGGGGACCAGTGGAGGGAGAGCTCTCCCATCTGTGTCACCTCCATGATCTTGATTAACTTCAGCTTCTACTACACCGTAAGCTGCAGCACCATGTTCCTTGCCTTCATCAGCATCAGCCGTTACTCCATGATTGTGAAGCCAAACAACAAGCACCTGAATAGGTTCTACCTCACCAGCTTTGCTCAATGTGCTTGCACAATCACCTGGATTGTGACTCTAATTCCCATCCTCTTTCTCAATCTGAACTACTTCTTCAAGGAAGTGCAGCTGATAGCAGGCTCGGTCTGTTACAACACTCAGCTGCAGTATGGGAAGAGGGTAAGTGCCAAAGCCTTTGTCACAGTTGCTGTGATGTTCCTGGTTCTGCTCACAATGTTTGCCTTCTCCTATGCCTCAATCGCTCTGGAACTGTGCTCGGTCCGGAGAAGGAGCACAAGCCAACGCAACCGAGTCATCCACGTCCGGGCACAGTTGATCATAATTGGGGCCATGACAGGCTTCATCGTCTGCCACCTGCCCTTCCACGTCTATCAGTTAGTGGCTGGCCTCCACAGATTACACAACAGCAGCTGTCTCTGGCTGCTCCAGACTCACCACGTCAAGCTCATCACTCTCTGGCTTGTCTCCCTCAGCAGCTGCCTGGACCCCATCCTTTACTTCCTCCTCTCAAAGTCCTTTGTGAAGCGCAGCTCAAAGAGGGAAAGGAGTAGTTAA